Proteins encoded in a region of the Nonomuraea helvata genome:
- a CDS encoding LacI family DNA-binding transcriptional regulator: MRRPTLEAVAARAGVSRATASRVVNGQTTVAPHIRDAVQRAIDELGYVPNPAARSLVTQRTDSIALVVSEPGTRVFSEDPMFSTAIRSASMELETVNKQVVLMLAASAKSHARVERYIAGGHVDGVMLISMHGADPLPSALSRLPVPVVSYGRPAVPVDIPYVDNDNVGGAEAGVRHLVGSGRRRIATIAGPQDMIGGQDRLTGYRNVLRDSDLRSIVAVGDFTRESGAVAMRRLLHDDPDLDAVFVANDLMAVGALQSLRQAGRRVPDDVAVVGFDDIEAAKYTEPPLTTLRHPVAEQAAAMVRLLLNLFEGGPAEPVIMPTELVIRESA; the protein is encoded by the coding sequence ATGAGACGCCCGACCCTCGAGGCGGTCGCCGCCCGGGCCGGCGTCTCGCGCGCGACCGCGTCCCGGGTCGTCAACGGACAGACGACGGTGGCGCCCCACATCCGCGACGCCGTGCAGCGCGCGATCGACGAGCTGGGCTACGTGCCCAACCCGGCCGCGCGCAGCCTGGTCACCCAGCGCACCGACTCGATCGCCCTGGTCGTCAGCGAGCCGGGCACCCGGGTCTTCTCCGAGGACCCGATGTTCTCCACGGCGATCAGGTCGGCGTCGATGGAGCTCGAAACGGTGAACAAGCAGGTCGTGCTGATGCTGGCCGCCTCCGCCAAGAGCCACGCGCGCGTGGAGCGTTACATCGCGGGCGGGCACGTCGACGGTGTCATGCTGATCTCCATGCACGGCGCCGACCCGCTGCCGTCCGCACTGTCCCGCCTTCCTGTCCCCGTGGTCTCGTACGGGCGGCCCGCCGTCCCGGTGGACATCCCGTACGTCGACAACGACAACGTGGGCGGGGCGGAGGCCGGGGTCCGGCACCTGGTGGGGTCGGGGCGCCGGAGGATCGCCACGATCGCGGGCCCGCAGGACATGATCGGCGGCCAGGACCGGCTGACCGGCTACCGCAACGTGCTGCGCGACTCCGACCTCCGCTCGATCGTCGCGGTCGGCGACTTCACGCGGGAGTCCGGCGCGGTCGCGATGCGCCGGCTCCTGCACGACGATCCCGACCTGGACGCCGTGTTCGTGGCCAACGACCTGATGGCGGTCGGCGCCCTGCAGTCGCTCCGCCAGGCCGGGCGCCGGGTGCCGGACGACGTGGCCGTGGTGGGCTTCGACGACATCGAGGCGGCGAAATACACCGAGCCGCCGCTGACGACGCTCAGGCACCCGGTGGCCGAGCAGGCGGCGGCCATGGTCCGGCTCCTGCTCAACCTGTTCGAGGGCGGACCGGCGGAGCCGGTGATCATGCCCACGGAGCTCGTGATCAGGGAGTCCGCCTAG
- a CDS encoding phosphotransferase, which yields MTSDSTALAAAVSLAEEHGVEARDPVVLNDSFSLRIHLRPAPIVARVPTVTGWGRARPADALRRELDVVSYLHGQGVPVVPPSDLLPAGPHLRDGFTVSFWTHVEHDPGFRMSPEVAGRALAELHEALRGLPGELPYLGPVLEEPLRLLELLDGKVAPDALARLREAHAGLAERLAGRPPQAVHGDAHPGNLLATPAGLLWNDFEESMAAPVEWDLACLLRTRRLDGRAAVRAYGRDPDDPALRDFLAARGLQGTLWVLIRALRLPSFAADADAALQAWLRDPSGASR from the coding sequence ATGACCTCAGACAGCACCGCCCTGGCCGCCGCCGTCTCGCTGGCCGAGGAGCACGGCGTCGAGGCGCGGGACCCGGTCGTGCTCAACGACTCGTTCAGCCTCCGGATCCACCTGCGTCCGGCGCCGATCGTGGCACGGGTGCCGACCGTGACCGGGTGGGGGCGGGCGCGGCCCGCCGACGCGTTGCGGCGCGAGCTGGACGTCGTGTCCTACCTGCACGGACAGGGCGTGCCGGTGGTGCCGCCGAGCGACCTGCTGCCTGCCGGACCGCATCTGCGTGACGGGTTCACGGTCTCCTTCTGGACGCACGTCGAACACGATCCCGGCTTCCGGATGAGCCCGGAGGTGGCCGGGCGGGCGCTCGCCGAGCTGCACGAGGCGCTGCGGGGTCTCCCCGGCGAGCTGCCCTATCTCGGGCCGGTGCTCGAGGAGCCGCTGCGGCTGCTGGAGCTGCTCGACGGGAAGGTCGCGCCCGACGCGCTGGCGCGGCTGCGGGAGGCACACGCGGGCCTGGCCGAACGGCTGGCGGGTCGGCCGCCGCAGGCCGTCCACGGGGACGCGCATCCCGGCAACCTCCTCGCCACTCCCGCCGGGCTGCTCTGGAACGACTTCGAGGAGAGCATGGCCGCCCCCGTCGAGTGGGATCTGGCCTGCCTGCTGCGCACGAGGCGGCTCGACGGGCGGGCGGCCGTACGCGCCTACGGGCGTGATCCCGATGATCCCGCGCTGCGTGACTTTCTGGCGGCGCGCGGGCTGCAGGGCACCCTGTGGGTGCTCATCAGGGCGCTGCGGCTGCCCTCTTTCGCCGCCGACGCCGACGCGGCGCTGCAGGCGTGGCTCCGCGACCCCAGCGGCGCGAGCCGCTGA
- a CDS encoding SDR family NAD(P)-dependent oxidoreductase: MRDLSGKTALVTGASRGIGRAIAERLAAGGARVIVHYARNDDLAKETVAAIEGAGGQAYAVKAAFEDGVDALFEGIAGERLDILVNNAAILGGVLGTVSEEQFDRVFAVNVRAPYFIIERALPLLNDGGRIINISSAVVRIALPDLVYSMTKGALDTLGFSLAPLLGERNITVNTVSPGVTRTDMNAWLRADDGTGERSVTEVTALGRIGRPEDIADAVALIASEESRWITGHVLDVTGGYFLGPRGGVIPV, translated from the coding sequence ATGAGAGATCTGTCAGGAAAGACCGCATTGGTAACCGGAGCCTCGCGCGGCATCGGACGGGCCATCGCCGAGCGCCTGGCCGCCGGCGGGGCCCGGGTGATCGTTCACTACGCCAGGAACGACGACCTGGCCAAGGAGACGGTGGCCGCCATCGAGGGCGCGGGCGGGCAGGCGTACGCGGTGAAGGCCGCGTTCGAGGACGGCGTGGACGCGCTGTTCGAGGGCATCGCGGGGGAGCGGCTGGACATCCTGGTCAACAACGCCGCCATCCTGGGCGGCGTGCTGGGCACGGTGAGCGAGGAGCAGTTCGACCGGGTCTTCGCCGTGAACGTGCGGGCGCCGTACTTCATCATCGAGCGCGCCCTCCCACTGCTCAACGACGGCGGCCGGATCATCAACATCTCCTCCGCCGTCGTCCGCATCGCCCTCCCCGACCTCGTCTACTCGATGACCAAGGGAGCTCTCGACACGCTGGGCTTCAGCCTGGCCCCTCTCCTCGGCGAGCGGAACATCACCGTGAACACCGTCTCCCCAGGGGTCACGCGGACGGACATGAACGCCTGGCTGCGCGCGGACGACGGCACCGGCGAGCGTTCGGTCACCGAGGTCACGGCGCTGGGCCGCATCGGCCGTCCCGAGGACATCGCGGACGCCGTGGCGCTGATCGCGAGCGAGGAGTCCCGGTGGATCACCGGTCACGTCCTGGACGTCACCGGTGGCTACTTCCTCGGCCCGCGCGGCGGCGTGATCCCGGTCTGA
- a CDS encoding alpha/beta hydrolase, with the protein MDTQTHRMVSSPAGRIHLVEQGAGPLVLLVHGFPESWYSWRHQLPVLAAAGYRAVALDVRGYGRSSKPEAIAAYRMLELVEDNVAVVHALGEESATIIGHDWGAPIAANSALVRPEVFTAVGLLSVPYTPRGGRRPSESFAQMGGEEEFYVSYFQEPGRAEAEIEPDVRGWLAGIYAALSADTMPAPGLPHPLFVADGGTLRDRFPSGPLPSWLSPDDLDVYAAEFERTGMSAALNRYRNMDRDWEDLAPWEAAPITQPSLFIGGARDASATWLAGAIDVYPTTLPGLVSSHILEGAGHWIQQERPHEVNRLLTDWLASLPAA; encoded by the coding sequence ATGGATACACAGACACACCGGATGGTGTCTTCCCCGGCGGGCCGGATCCATCTGGTCGAGCAGGGGGCCGGCCCGCTCGTGCTGCTGGTGCACGGATTCCCCGAGTCCTGGTACTCCTGGCGTCACCAGCTACCGGTGCTGGCCGCCGCCGGATACCGGGCAGTGGCGCTGGACGTGCGCGGGTACGGCCGCTCGTCCAAGCCGGAGGCGATCGCGGCCTACCGGATGCTGGAACTGGTCGAGGACAACGTCGCGGTGGTGCACGCCCTGGGCGAGGAGAGCGCGACCATCATCGGTCACGACTGGGGCGCGCCCATCGCCGCCAACAGCGCCCTGGTACGGCCCGAGGTCTTCACCGCCGTCGGCCTGCTGAGCGTGCCCTACACTCCCCGGGGCGGGCGCCGGCCCAGCGAGTCCTTCGCCCAGATGGGCGGCGAGGAGGAGTTCTACGTCAGCTACTTCCAGGAGCCCGGTCGCGCCGAGGCCGAGATCGAACCGGATGTCCGCGGCTGGCTGGCCGGCATCTACGCCGCGCTCTCGGCCGACACCATGCCCGCTCCCGGCCTGCCCCACCCCCTTTTCGTGGCCGACGGCGGCACGCTCCGCGACCGGTTCCCCAGCGGCCCGCTGCCGTCCTGGCTCAGCCCGGACGACCTGGACGTCTACGCCGCCGAGTTCGAGCGGACCGGCATGAGCGCGGCGCTCAACCGCTACCGGAACATGGACCGGGACTGGGAGGACCTCGCCCCCTGGGAGGCGGCCCCCATCACTCAGCCGTCCCTGTTCATCGGCGGCGCCCGCGATGCTTCCGCCACCTGGCTGGCCGGCGCCATCGACGTCTACCCCACTACCCTGCCGGGCCTGGTCTCCTCCCACATCCTCGAGGGAGCGGGCCACTGGATCCAGCAGGAACGTCCCCATGAGGTCAACCGGCTCCTGACCGACTGGCTCGCCTCTCTGCCGGCCGCCTGA
- a CDS encoding LysR family transcriptional regulator: MTSIEALRRFVVVAEELSFTRAAADRLFISQPSLSRQIRQLELSLRARLFERDHRTVTLTAAGAALLPEARRIVEQWESAQRAVAAAREDRTLVVGFQTRIGRGLVPSISSALPCWELRFRQVPWHDPTVGLGDGQVDVAVAWLPVPDTGEYEWTVVSTEERWVALSASHPLATRPEVTLSDLTEEPFVAMPASAGPMRDFWLAGDQRSKPAVVGAEAETAEEAFELVASGRAVVLVSAGNAELYRRDDVVSRPVAGLPPSRLAIVWRRSDRRPAVRTLVEVFVTCMCAV, encoded by the coding sequence ATGACTTCCATAGAGGCGCTCAGAAGATTCGTGGTCGTCGCCGAGGAGCTGAGCTTCACCCGGGCGGCGGCCGACCGGCTGTTCATCTCGCAGCCCTCGTTGAGCAGGCAGATCAGGCAGCTGGAGCTCAGCCTGCGAGCCAGACTGTTCGAGCGCGACCACCGTACCGTGACGTTGACGGCGGCGGGGGCGGCGCTGCTGCCCGAGGCCCGGCGGATCGTCGAGCAGTGGGAGAGCGCGCAGCGGGCGGTCGCGGCGGCGCGCGAGGACCGGACGCTGGTCGTCGGGTTCCAGACGCGGATCGGGCGCGGGCTCGTGCCGTCCATCTCGTCCGCACTGCCCTGCTGGGAGCTGCGCTTCCGGCAGGTGCCGTGGCACGACCCCACCGTGGGGCTGGGTGACGGGCAGGTCGACGTGGCCGTCGCGTGGCTGCCCGTACCCGACACCGGCGAGTACGAGTGGACGGTGGTGAGCACGGAGGAGCGCTGGGTGGCGCTGTCCGCGAGCCATCCGCTGGCCACCCGCCCCGAGGTCACGCTCTCCGATCTGACGGAGGAGCCGTTCGTGGCGATGCCGGCCTCGGCCGGGCCCATGCGGGACTTCTGGCTCGCCGGCGACCAGCGGTCGAAGCCGGCGGTCGTGGGGGCGGAGGCGGAGACGGCCGAGGAGGCGTTCGAGCTGGTCGCGTCGGGGCGGGCCGTGGTGCTGGTCTCGGCCGGGAACGCCGAGCTCTACCGGCGCGACGACGTCGTGAGCAGGCCGGTGGCGGGTCTGCCGCCGAGCAGGCTCGCCATCGTCTGGCGGCGGAGCGACCGGCGGCCGGCCGTGCGGACGCTGGTGGAGGTGTTCGTGACCTGCATGTGCGCTGTCTGA
- a CDS encoding glycoside hydrolase family 13 protein has translation MSQTWWRGAAIYQVYLRSFADGNGDGVGDLAGLRSRLPYLKDLGIDAMWLNPWYPSPMADGGYDVADYRGIEPVFGTLAEAERFIEEAHDLGIRVIIDVVPNHSSTESAWFKEALADPAARDRFWFSDEPLNDWQSIFGGPAWTQVPDGQWYLHLFAPEQPDFNWGNPEVHQEFEDVLRFWLDRGVDGVRIDSAALLIKSDTGYEDLDEVHDVYRRWREVADEYGERILIGEVWLPDQERFARYLRPDELHTAFNFDFLSCPWDPAELRRVIDLTLATHTPIGAPPTWVLSNHDVTRPVTRYGREDTAFEHGGRLHGTPSDLELGYRRARAAALLAMALPGSVYVYQGEELGLPEVEDLPDELRQDPMYARSGGTNPGRDGCRIPLPWSGDEPPFGFGTGTPWLPQPESWRKLTAEAQRTDLGSMLNLYRDALRLRRDLLGDGTLTWLPLGGEVLAFTRDSGLTCVTNLSTDPVALPAGRLLLASGALEEGALPTDTTAWLTRD, from the coding sequence ATGTCGCAAACGTGGTGGCGGGGGGCCGCGATCTACCAGGTCTACCTGCGTAGCTTCGCCGACGGGAACGGTGACGGCGTCGGCGACCTCGCCGGCCTGCGCTCCCGCCTGCCGTACCTGAAGGATCTCGGGATCGACGCCATGTGGCTGAACCCGTGGTATCCGTCGCCGATGGCCGACGGCGGCTACGACGTGGCCGACTACCGCGGCATCGAGCCGGTCTTCGGCACGCTCGCCGAGGCGGAGCGGTTCATCGAGGAGGCGCACGACCTCGGCATCAGGGTCATCATCGACGTGGTGCCGAACCACAGCTCCACGGAGAGTGCCTGGTTCAAGGAGGCACTGGCGGACCCGGCCGCCAGGGACCGCTTCTGGTTCAGCGACGAGCCGCTCAACGACTGGCAGTCGATCTTCGGCGGCCCGGCCTGGACGCAGGTGCCGGACGGCCAGTGGTACCTGCACCTGTTCGCTCCGGAACAACCGGATTTCAACTGGGGCAATCCGGAGGTCCACCAGGAGTTCGAGGACGTGCTGCGCTTCTGGCTCGACCGGGGCGTGGACGGCGTGCGCATCGACTCCGCGGCCCTGCTGATCAAGTCGGACACGGGTTACGAAGACCTCGACGAGGTCCACGACGTCTACCGTCGGTGGCGCGAGGTGGCCGACGAGTACGGCGAGCGCATCCTGATCGGGGAGGTCTGGCTCCCCGACCAGGAGCGTTTCGCGCGTTACCTCCGCCCCGACGAGCTCCACACGGCCTTCAACTTCGACTTCCTGTCCTGCCCGTGGGATCCGGCGGAACTGCGCAGGGTCATCGACCTGACCCTCGCCACCCACACGCCCATCGGCGCCCCTCCGACGTGGGTCCTGTCGAACCACGACGTGACGCGCCCGGTCACCCGGTACGGTCGCGAGGACACCGCGTTCGAGCACGGAGGCCGGCTCCACGGCACCCCGTCCGACCTGGAGCTGGGCTACCGCCGCGCGCGGGCCGCGGCCCTGCTCGCCATGGCGCTCCCCGGCTCGGTCTACGTCTACCAGGGCGAGGAGCTGGGCCTGCCGGAGGTGGAGGACCTTCCGGACGAGCTCCGCCAGGACCCGATGTACGCCCGGTCGGGCGGGACGAACCCGGGCAGGGACGGCTGCCGCATCCCGCTGCCGTGGTCCGGCGACGAGCCCCCGTTCGGCTTCGGCACGGGCACGCCGTGGCTGCCGCAGCCGGAGAGCTGGCGCAAGCTGACGGCCGAGGCGCAGCGTACGGACCTGGGCTCGATGCTCAACCTCTACCGCGACGCCCTGCGCCTGCGCCGTGACCTGCTGGGGGACGGCACCCTGACCTGGCTGCCGCTGGGTGGCGAGGTCCTGGCCTTCACCCGCGACTCGGGCCTGACCTGCGTCACCAACCTGAGCACCGACCCGGTGGCGCTACCCGCGGGACGGCTCCTCCTGGCCAGCGGCGCGCTGGAGGAGGGGGCCCTTCCCACCGACACCACGGCCTGGCTCACGCGGGACTGA